A stretch of Lactuca sativa cultivar Salinas chromosome 6, Lsat_Salinas_v11, whole genome shotgun sequence DNA encodes these proteins:
- the LOC111894153 gene encoding aspartic proteinase 36 — MKFLIILLVAAAAASAVNGGVGGFPARVLNLERAFPANKTVELEVLKTRDRVRHARILQRFSGGIVDFNVVGTSDPYYGGLYFTKVKLGSPPQEFNVQIDTGSDILWVTCNSCSDCPQSSGFGVPLNFFDAGSSSTASTVSCSDSICSSIVQTSDASCSDQTNECGYSFQYGDGSGTSGHYVTDLLFFDTIVGPSIVANSSASITFGCSTYQSGSLTKPDKAIDGIFGFGQNGLSIMSQLSSRGITPKVFSHCLKGDGLGGGKLVLGEILAPTMVYSPLVPSQPHYNLDLQSISVNGQTLTIDPTAFATSDNHGTIVDTGTTLTYLVAEAFDPFVNSITAAVSQLTTPVISKGTQCYLVTSSINGIFPQVSLNFAGGASMILKPENYLVHGDPVDGGTPWCIGFQRVQNGVSILGDLVLKDKIFVYDLSKKRIGWTDYDCSSDVNVSITSSKDEFRNAGELSENTSSRTTSVLQVLLLFHILSMTLGSLLL, encoded by the exons ATGAAGTTCCTGATCATTTTGTTGGTAGCCGCTGCAGCTGCCTCAGCGGTGAACGGCGGTGTCGGTGGGTTTCCGGCCAGGGTTCTGAATTTGGAAAGGGCGTTTCCGGCGAACAAGACGGTTGAGCTTGAAGTCCTCAAAACACGAGACCGCGTGAGACACGCCCGAATCTTGCAACGTTTCTCCGGTGGCATTGTCGACTTCAACGTCGTCGGCACCTCCGATCCTTACTACGGCgg GCTATATTTTACTAAAGTGAAATTGGGTTCTCCACCACAAGAGTTCAATGTTCAAATCGACACAGGAAGCGACATATTATGGGTTACGTGCAATTCATGTAGCGATTGTCCTCAATCAAGTGGATTCGGT GTTCCGCTGAATTTCTTTGATGCTGGAAGCTCATCAACGGCTTCTACAGTGTCATGTTCAGACTCAATTTGCTCTTCTATAGTTCAAACTTCAGATGCTTCATGTTCTGATCAAACTAATGAATGTGGATATAGCTTTCAATATGGAGATGGAAGTGGAACATCTGGTCATTATGTAACTGATTTGTTGTTCTTTGACACAATTGTGGGCCCTTCCATAGTTGCTAACTCTTCAGCTTCCATTACATTCGG GTGTAGCACCTATCAATCAGGTAGCTTGACAAAACCAGATAAAGCAATCGATGGAATTTTTGGATTTGGGCAAAATGGTCTTTCTATCATGTCACAATTATCTTCAAGAGGAATTACTCCAAAAGTCTTTTCACATTGCTTAAAAGGAGATGGATTGGGTGGTGGAAAGCTTGTTCTTGGTGAGATTTTGGCCCCGACTATGGTTTATAGTCCCCTTGTCCCATCACA GCCTCATTACAATCTTGATCTACAAAGTATTTCGGTCAACGGTCAAACGTTGACCATTGACCCAACTGCTTTTGCCACATCAGATAACCATGGAACCATTGTTGATACAGGAACAACTTTGACTTACCTTGTTGCAGAAGCTTTTGACCCTTTTGTCAATTCT ATAACTGCTGCTGTTTCACAATTGACAACACCTGTCATCTCAAAGGGCACTCAATGTTATTTAGTTACATCAAG CATAAATGGGATTTTTCCACAAGTTTCCTTAAACTTTGCTGGTGGTGCTTCCATGATTCTTAAACCTGAGAACTACCTTGTACATGGAGATCCTGTT GATGGAGGTACACCATGGTGCATTGGCTTTCAGAGAGTCCAAAATGGTGTGTCAATTCTTGGAG ATCTTGTTCTTAAGGATAAGATATTTGTGTATGATTTATCAAAGAAACGAATTGGATGGACTGATTATGATT GTTCAAGTGATGTAAATGTGTCAATAACTTCAAGTAAAGATGAATTTAGAAATGCAGGAGAGTTGAGTGAGAACACTTCATCAAGAACCACAAGTGTTCTTCAAGTTCTACTGTTGTTCCATATACTATCAATGACACTTGGATCTTTACTCTTGTAG